In Nitrospirota bacterium, the following are encoded in one genomic region:
- the era gene encoding GTPase Era, whose amino-acid sequence MKVKKEEKTPVPGVFKTGSIGLIGRPNVGKSTLLNRILGEKLAIVSDKPQTTRNRILGIRTDPDAQFLLIDTPGLHKPKSKLNESMVRNAVNVILEADLIFLLMEMGKKGLAMDADLVEFVRKDQKKGAQDQGKPIFLVITKADLVSREELLPVIGEITRTHSFNEIIPVSASKNENIDHLMNVAKAYLPEGPPLFPEDEYTDQPLRFIAAEVIREKIIQKVYQEVPYSVAVKIETYEEKPEKNQVSIKAVIYVDRASQKGILIGRRGESLKKIGTEARLELEKIIGRKVYLETWVEVSENWKNNDQILKSLGYE is encoded by the coding sequence ATGAAAGTTAAAAAAGAAGAGAAAACACCGGTTCCCGGCGTTTTTAAAACCGGTTCCATTGGCTTGATTGGACGGCCTAATGTGGGAAAGTCGACGCTGTTAAATCGAATTCTGGGAGAAAAACTGGCGATTGTTTCAGATAAACCGCAGACCACCAGAAATCGAATCCTGGGAATCAGAACCGATCCGGATGCTCAATTTTTGTTAATCGATACCCCCGGTCTCCATAAACCTAAATCCAAGTTAAACGAATCGATGGTGCGAAATGCGGTTAATGTCATTTTGGAAGCGGATTTGATTTTCTTGTTGATGGAAATGGGAAAAAAGGGATTGGCGATGGACGCCGATTTGGTCGAATTTGTCAGGAAAGATCAAAAAAAAGGGGCTCAGGACCAGGGGAAACCCATTTTTTTGGTCATCACCAAGGCCGATCTCGTCTCAAGGGAAGAACTCCTTCCCGTGATTGGCGAAATAACAAGAACACACTCTTTCAATGAAATTATTCCGGTTTCGGCGTCAAAAAATGAGAATATTGACCACCTTATGAATGTTGCGAAGGCCTATCTGCCGGAAGGACCTCCGCTTTTCCCGGAGGATGAATACACCGATCAACCGCTTCGTTTTATTGCCGCTGAGGTTATTCGGGAAAAAATTATTCAGAAAGTCTACCAGGAGGTCCCTTATTCGGTTGCCGTAAAGATCGAAACCTATGAGGAAAAACCCGAAAAAAATCAGGTTTCGATTAAGGCGGTCATCTATGTTGACCGGGCTTCTCAAAAAGGGATTTTAATCGGACGAAGAGGCGAATCGTTAAAAAAGATTGGAACCGAAGCCCGCCTGGAGCTGGAAAAAATAATCGGAAGAAAAGTCTACCTTGAAACCTGGGTAGAAGTCAGTGAAAACTGGAAAAATAACGATCAAATTTTGAAAAGTCTCGGATATGAGTAA
- a CDS encoding CBS domain-containing protein, which produces MSNGSVYVSELLGIPVLDQSGEEIGRVKDFFIAGGEIFPKVSSILYGFRKDYILPWEMVLIYNRRFISTKVSKSDRMPVELTRQEILIKRDILDKQIVDIHGAKVVRVNDLELQDIKGTLSLTSADVGVGGILRRLLGGKTREWWRKKFDEKGSKNLISWAFVGPIQPQLRRLELNISRQKVAQLLPQDIAHIMEQVSMKERELLFKSLDKNTAARTLSELDPDTQVKIVEKMDRGEASDILEIMPPDEAADVLGDLSEKSAQQIIQAMEKEEAAELQELLEHQEDTAGGMMTTEVFTVSPDFTCDEAILKIKETGREVETIYYLYVIDEQSTLLGICSLRDLLLSRWDQKISVGMTTHIKFVAPHSPQREVASLISKYNLLAIPVLDEEKKLLGIVTVDDVVDLLMSYYLRNT; this is translated from the coding sequence ATGAGTAACGGTTCGGTTTATGTCAGCGAATTGCTTGGAATTCCGGTTCTCGACCAATCGGGTGAAGAAATCGGGCGGGTAAAAGATTTTTTCATTGCGGGCGGAGAAATATTTCCGAAGGTTTCATCCATTTTATATGGTTTCCGCAAAGACTATATTTTACCCTGGGAAATGGTTCTGATTTATAACCGCCGGTTTATTTCAACAAAAGTTTCAAAATCCGACCGGATGCCCGTTGAGCTCACCCGCCAGGAAATTCTGATTAAAAGGGATATTTTGGATAAACAAATTGTCGATATCCACGGGGCCAAGGTCGTAAGGGTAAACGATCTGGAACTTCAGGATATTAAAGGAACCCTGTCGCTGACTTCAGCCGACGTTGGCGTGGGGGGGATTTTAAGAAGACTGTTAGGCGGAAAAACCCGGGAGTGGTGGCGAAAAAAATTCGATGAAAAGGGATCTAAGAATCTCATCAGCTGGGCGTTTGTGGGGCCGATTCAACCTCAACTAAGAAGGCTCGAATTAAATATTTCCCGCCAAAAGGTGGCACAGCTTCTCCCTCAGGACATCGCCCATATCATGGAGCAGGTCTCGATGAAAGAAAGAGAACTGTTGTTTAAGTCCCTTGATAAAAATACGGCTGCCAGGACCTTGTCTGAATTGGACCCCGATACGCAGGTGAAAATCGTCGAGAAAATGGATCGGGGAGAGGCATCGGATATTCTGGAAATCATGCCCCCCGATGAAGCGGCAGACGTTCTGGGAGATTTGTCCGAAAAGAGCGCCCAGCAAATTATTCAGGCAATGGAAAAAGAAGAGGCCGCGGAGCTTCAGGAATTGCTGGAGCATCAGGAAGATACGGCGGGCGGGATGATGACCACCGAGGTTTTTACGGTCTCTCCGGATTTTACCTGTGACGAAGCCATCTTGAAAATAAAAGAAACAGGCCGTGAAGTTGAAACCATTTACTATCTTTATGTGATTGATGAACAAAGCACATTACTGGGAATCTGTTCGTTACGGGATTTGTTGCTCTCCCGCTGGGATCAAAAAATATCGGTTGGGATGACGACCCATATTAAATTTGTCGCGCCCCATTCGCCCCAGAGGGAAGTGGCCTCGTTGATTTCTAAATATAACCTTTTAGCCATTCCGGTTTTGGATGAAGAAAAAAAACTTCTCGGGATTGTCACGGTAGATGATGTGGTGGACCTGCTCATGAGCTATTACCTTCGAAATACTTAA